From Pseudomonas hefeiensis, one genomic window encodes:
- a CDS encoding YciI family protein, whose protein sequence is MLYAIIATDVANSLEKRLAARPEHLARLQQLKAEGRVVLAGPHPAVDSNDPGAAGFSGSLIVAEFDSLVAAQAWAEADPFVAAGVYANVVVKPFKQVLP, encoded by the coding sequence ATGCTCTACGCAATCATTGCCACCGACGTCGCCAATTCCCTGGAAAAACGCCTGGCCGCCCGCCCTGAACACCTGGCGCGCCTGCAACAGCTCAAGGCCGAAGGCCGCGTCGTGCTGGCGGGCCCGCACCCGGCGGTGGACAGCAATGACCCCGGCGCGGCGGGTTTCTCCGGCAGCCTGATCGTCGCCGAGTTCGATTCCCTGGTCGCGGCGCAAGCCTGGGCCGAGGCCGACCCGTTCGTGGCTGCCGGTGTCTACGCCAATGTCGTGGTCAAGCCGTTCAAGCAAGTCCTGCCGTAA
- a CDS encoding septation protein A: MKQFIDFIPLLLFFIVYKLDPRTVDIAGHSLTVGGIYSATAMLIISSLVVYGALFVSQRKLEKSQWLTLIACLVFGSLTLAFHSETFLKWKAPVVNWLFALAFIGSHFVGDRLLIKRIMGHALNLPDVIWTRLNIAWIAFFLFCGAANLFVAFTFQSYWVDFKVFGSLGMTLLFLIGQGIYLSRHLHDADTTTPKTED, translated from the coding sequence GTGAAACAATTCATCGACTTCATCCCGCTTCTGCTGTTTTTCATCGTCTACAAGCTTGACCCACGGACCGTCGACATTGCCGGCCACTCCTTGACTGTAGGCGGTATCTACAGCGCCACCGCGATGCTGATCATCAGCTCGCTGGTGGTCTATGGCGCACTGTTCGTGTCCCAACGCAAACTGGAGAAAAGCCAGTGGCTGACCCTGATCGCCTGCCTTGTCTTCGGCAGCCTGACCCTGGCCTTCCACAGCGAAACCTTCCTTAAGTGGAAAGCCCCGGTGGTCAACTGGCTGTTCGCCCTGGCCTTCATCGGCAGTCACTTCGTCGGCGATCGCCTGCTGATCAAGCGCATCATGGGCCACGCCTTGAACCTGCCGGACGTCATCTGGACCCGGCTCAACATCGCCTGGATCGCGTTTTTCCTGTTCTGCGGCGCCGCCAACCTGTTCGTCGCGTTCACGTTCCAGAGCTACTGGGTCGACTTCAAGGTCTTCGGCAGCCTGGGCATGACGCTGCTGTTCCTGATTGGCCAGGGCATCTACCTGTCCCGTCACCTGCACGATGCCGACACCACCACGCCAAAAACCGAGGACTGA
- a CDS encoding PHP domain-containing protein yields the protein MNVDLHCHSTASDGALAPAVLVARAFEHGVRVLALTDHDTLEGLDEARSAATALGMQLVNGVELSCTWGGATIHVLGYGFDVNAPSLVQAIAQLHDGRWLRSEEISRKLALKGMPGALEGARQIQQELGDSGNAPARPHFADWMVREGFVKDRAEAFRKWLGAGKLGDVKQHWPTLEETVQTLRTAGAWVSLAHPWHYDFTRSKRRRLVADYIQAGGHAIEVVNGHQPAEQVGSLAILAREFGLLVTAGSDFHGPGGWSEIGEYRPLPEDLPPLWCRFKHDPVTATV from the coding sequence GTGAATGTTGATTTGCACTGCCATAGCACGGCCTCCGATGGCGCCCTGGCGCCTGCGGTTCTGGTGGCGCGGGCGTTCGAGCACGGCGTGCGAGTCCTGGCCCTGACCGATCACGACACCCTCGAAGGCCTCGACGAAGCCCGTAGCGCGGCGACGGCGCTGGGCATGCAACTGGTCAACGGGGTCGAGTTGTCCTGCACCTGGGGCGGCGCGACCATTCACGTACTGGGTTACGGTTTTGATGTGAATGCACCGTCCCTGGTCCAGGCCATTGCGCAACTGCACGATGGCCGCTGGCTGCGTTCCGAGGAGATCAGCCGCAAGCTTGCCCTCAAGGGCATGCCCGGTGCGCTTGAGGGCGCCCGGCAAATCCAGCAGGAACTGGGCGACAGCGGCAACGCCCCGGCCCGCCCGCACTTCGCGGACTGGATGGTGCGCGAAGGTTTCGTCAAGGACCGCGCCGAGGCGTTTCGCAAATGGCTGGGGGCCGGCAAGCTCGGGGACGTCAAGCAACACTGGCCGACCCTGGAAGAGACCGTCCAAACCCTGCGAACCGCCGGGGCCTGGGTCAGCCTGGCGCATCCGTGGCACTATGATTTCACTCGCAGCAAGCGTCGTCGTCTGGTGGCCGACTATATTCAAGCAGGGGGCCACGCCATCGAGGTGGTCAATGGCCATCAGCCGGCCGAGCAGGTCGGCAGCCTGGCGATTCTGGCCCGTGAGTTCGGCCTGCTGGTGACCGCCGGCAGTGATTTCCATGGCCCTGGAGGCTGGTCCGAGATAGGCGAATACCGCCCGTTGCCGGAAGATCTGCCACCACTATGGTGTAGATTCAAACATGATCCCGTTACCGCCACCGTCTGA
- a CDS encoding L-threonylcarbamoyladenylate synthase has translation MSQFFQIHPENPQARLIKQAVEIIRGGGVVVYPTDSSYAIGCQIGDKNAVERVRRLRQLDDKHNFALICSDLSQLGLFAKIDTGTFRLLKAHLPGPYTFILNATREVPRLLLHPKKRTIGLRVPSHPIALALLAELGEPLMSVTLIMPGETEPMNDPYEMRQLLEHQVDLIIDGGFGGMKASTVINLADGEPQVVRIGCGDPAPFLVEA, from the coding sequence GTGAGTCAATTTTTCCAGATTCATCCGGAAAACCCGCAAGCGCGCCTGATCAAACAGGCGGTGGAAATCATTCGGGGCGGTGGTGTGGTGGTCTATCCCACCGATTCTTCCTACGCCATCGGTTGTCAGATCGGCGACAAGAACGCCGTAGAGCGGGTAAGACGCCTGCGTCAGCTGGATGACAAGCACAACTTTGCGCTGATCTGCAGCGACCTGTCGCAGTTGGGCCTGTTCGCCAAGATCGACACCGGCACCTTCCGCCTGCTCAAAGCCCACCTTCCAGGGCCTTACACCTTTATTCTCAACGCCACCCGGGAAGTCCCGCGGCTGTTGTTGCACCCGAAAAAACGCACCATCGGCCTGCGGGTGCCCAGCCACCCCATTGCCCTGGCGCTGCTGGCGGAGCTGGGTGAACCGCTGATGAGCGTGACATTGATCATGCCCGGCGAGACCGAACCGATGAATGACCCTTACGAGATGCGCCAGTTGCTCGAGCATCAGGTCGACCTGATCATCGATGGCGGGTTCGGCGGTATGAAGGCCTCCACGGTGATCAACCTGGCCGATGGCGAGCCGCAAGTGGTGCGTATCGGTTGTGGCGATCCAGCCCCGTTTCTGGTCGAGGCCTGA
- a CDS encoding segregation and condensation protein A has product MEVFLEAFEGPLDLLLYLIRKQNINILDIPVAEITRQYMGYVELMQSVRLELAAEYLVMAAMLAEIKSRMLLPRSAEIEEEEDDPRAELIRRLQEYERFKVAAEGIDGLSRVGRDVVVPKLDAPEARARKLLPDVSLEELLMSMAEVLRRGDMFESHQVSREALSTRERMSDVLERLKGGGFVPFVELFTAEEGRLGVVVTFMAVLELVKESLVELVQNEPFAAIHVRARAE; this is encoded by the coding sequence CTGGAGGTGTTTCTTGAAGCCTTCGAAGGCCCGCTGGACCTGCTGCTGTACCTGATCCGCAAACAGAACATCAACATCCTCGACATCCCCGTGGCGGAAATCACCCGCCAGTACATGGGCTACGTCGAACTGATGCAGTCGGTGCGCCTGGAACTGGCGGCCGAATATCTGGTGATGGCGGCCATGCTCGCCGAGATCAAGTCGCGAATGCTGCTGCCGCGCTCGGCAGAGATCGAGGAGGAGGAAGACGATCCGCGCGCCGAACTGATCCGCCGCCTGCAGGAATACGAACGCTTCAAAGTGGCGGCCGAAGGCATCGACGGCTTGAGCCGGGTCGGGCGCGATGTGGTGGTGCCCAAGCTCGATGCCCCCGAGGCGCGAGCGCGCAAATTGCTCCCGGACGTCAGCCTCGAAGAGTTGCTGATGTCCATGGCCGAGGTGCTGCGCAGGGGCGACATGTTTGAAAGTCACCAGGTCAGCCGCGAAGCACTGTCCACCCGCGAGCGCATGAGCGATGTGCTGGAGCGGCTCAAGGGCGGCGGCTTTGTGCCCTTCGTCGAGCTGTTCACCGCCGAGGAAGGGCGACTGGGGGTGGTGGTGACGTTTATGGCGGTCCTGGAATTGGTCAAGGAATCCTTGGTCGAGCTGGTGCAGAATGAGCCGTTCGCAGCGATCCACGTGCGGGCACGAGCCGAATAA
- the scpB gene encoding SMC-Scp complex subunit ScpB yields MNLTEPRELAPLLEAFLLASGKPQSMERLFELFEEGERPEPAVFKKALALLGKSCEGRAFELKEVASGYRLQIREKFSPWVGRLWEERPQRYSRAMLETMALIAYRQPITRGEIEDVRGVAVNSHIVKTLLEREWIRVVGYRDVPGKPAMFATTKAFLDHFNLKNLDDLPPLAELRELEPEPMLEFDDAPVPQSLQALADASAEPEEPKEETSFHSLLLELDTMEEGLKTDFDDLHREAADPDGETDEPAQPGSEVELQAEPELSDEEAEARALAEAIENERRQFED; encoded by the coding sequence ATGAATCTGACTGAACCCCGCGAGCTGGCACCGTTGCTTGAAGCTTTCCTGTTGGCCTCGGGAAAACCGCAATCGATGGAGCGCTTGTTCGAACTCTTCGAAGAAGGCGAACGGCCCGAACCGGCCGTGTTCAAGAAAGCCCTGGCGCTCTTGGGTAAGTCCTGCGAGGGGCGGGCGTTCGAACTCAAGGAAGTGGCTTCCGGCTACCGCCTGCAGATCCGCGAGAAGTTTTCGCCCTGGGTCGGGCGTCTGTGGGAAGAACGTCCTCAGCGCTATTCCCGCGCCATGCTCGAAACCATGGCATTGATCGCTTACCGCCAACCGATCACCCGGGGTGAAATTGAAGATGTGCGGGGCGTGGCGGTCAACAGCCACATCGTCAAGACGCTGCTTGAGCGCGAGTGGATCCGGGTCGTTGGCTATCGCGACGTGCCGGGTAAACCGGCGATGTTTGCCACCACCAAGGCTTTTCTCGATCACTTCAACCTCAAGAACCTCGACGACCTGCCGCCGCTGGCCGAACTGCGGGAGCTGGAACCCGAGCCGATGCTGGAGTTCGACGACGCGCCGGTGCCCCAAAGCTTGCAGGCGCTGGCCGACGCCAGCGCCGAGCCGGAGGAACCCAAGGAAGAAACCAGTTTCCATTCGTTGTTGCTGGAACTGGACACCATGGAGGAGGGGCTCAAGACCGATTTCGACGATCTGCATCGCGAGGCAGCGGATCCTGACGGCGAGACGGATGAACCCGCGCAACCTGGCAGCGAAGTTGAACTTCAGGCCGAGCCTGAATTGAGCGACGAAGAAGCCGAGGCCCGCGCCCTGGCCGAAGCGATTGAAAACGAACGACGCCAGTTTGAGGATTGA
- a CDS encoding DUF1289 domain-containing protein → MSSTKDPCISLCKFDDDICIGCGQREIKAWKKLDKDDKRTVLAEAALRLIKLGATGRRKKR, encoded by the coding sequence ATGAGCTCCACCAAAGACCCCTGCATCAGCCTCTGCAAGTTCGACGACGACATCTGCATCGGCTGTGGCCAGCGTGAGATCAAGGCCTGGAAGAAACTCGACAAGGATGACAAGCGCACGGTGTTGGCCGAAGCGGCCCTGCGCCTGATCAAACTGGGCGCCACCGGTCGGCGGAAAAAGCGCTGA
- the rluB gene encoding 23S rRNA pseudouridine(2605) synthase RluB codes for MKDQDQNDSQEIGPAGEKLQKVLARIGVGSRRDVETWITQGRIKVNGKDATLGLRVDMHDAITIDGKVIKREEAAETVRRVIMYNKPDGEICTRDDPEGRPTVFDKMPRPKEGRWINIGRLDINTTGLLMFTTDGELANRLMHPSYEMDREYAVRVRGEVDDEMIERLKAGVVLEDGPARFTDIKQAPGGEGFNHWYHCVVMEGRNREVRRLWESQGLVVSRLKRVRFGPVFLNSDLPMGRWREMSQYEVDILAAEVGLKPVAMPQMTAKSKDKLERMQRKSSRPMGKTERVRTLRPAADGPAAGPRPSREPQIEGERPARKPAPRQDGERGPRTPRPANGRTERGEGRGAPAGRGTPVADRPADTKRPAKPAPKKRPGIVLVDRDTPSGKRRGAPAGSGQRPGFGRRKPE; via the coding sequence ATGAAAGACCAAGACCAGAACGACAGCCAGGAAATCGGCCCAGCAGGCGAGAAGCTGCAAAAAGTTCTCGCCCGTATCGGCGTTGGCTCGCGCCGCGACGTGGAAACCTGGATCACCCAGGGCCGGATCAAGGTCAACGGCAAAGATGCCACCTTGGGCCTGCGTGTCGACATGCACGACGCCATCACCATTGATGGCAAGGTGATCAAGCGCGAAGAGGCCGCCGAAACGGTGCGCCGCGTGATCATGTACAACAAACCCGACGGCGAAATCTGCACCCGTGACGACCCGGAAGGCCGTCCGACCGTGTTCGACAAGATGCCGCGTCCCAAAGAAGGTCGCTGGATCAACATCGGTCGCCTGGACATCAACACCACCGGTTTGCTGATGTTCACCACCGACGGTGAACTGGCCAACCGCCTGATGCACCCGTCCTACGAGATGGACCGCGAATACGCCGTGCGTGTACGTGGCGAAGTCGATGACGAAATGATCGAGCGCTTGAAGGCCGGCGTTGTGCTGGAAGACGGCCCGGCGCGTTTCACCGACATCAAGCAGGCACCGGGCGGCGAAGGCTTCAACCACTGGTATCACTGCGTGGTGATGGAAGGTCGTAACCGTGAAGTGCGACGCCTGTGGGAATCCCAGGGGCTGGTGGTCAGCCGCCTCAAGCGCGTGCGTTTCGGTCCGGTGTTCCTCAACTCCGACCTGCCGATGGGCCGCTGGCGCGAAATGAGCCAGTACGAAGTCGACATCCTGGCGGCCGAAGTCGGTCTCAAGCCGGTGGCGATGCCGCAGATGACCGCCAAGAGCAAGGACAAGCTGGAGCGCATGCAGCGTAAATCCTCGCGTCCGATGGGCAAGACCGAGCGCGTGCGCACGCTGCGTCCTGCCGCAGATGGTCCGGCCGCAGGTCCGCGTCCGTCCCGCGAGCCGCAGATTGAAGGTGAACGCCCGGCCCGCAAGCCTGCGCCACGTCAGGACGGCGAACGCGGCCCGCGCACGCCACGTCCGGCCAACGGTCGTACCGAGCGCGGTGAAGGTCGCGGGGCTCCGGCCGGTCGTGGTACGCCGGTGGCGGATCGCCCGGCCGACACCAAGCGTCCGGCCAAGCCCGCACCGAAAAAACGCCCGGGCATCGTCCTGGTCGACCGCGACACGCCATCGGGCAAACGTCGCGGTGCTCCGGCGGGTTCGGGGCAGCGTCCGGGGTTTGGGCGTCGTAAGCCGGAGTGA
- a CDS encoding leucyl aminopeptidase, producing the protein MDTQRAISHFLYYLEHHPALAGIQTAKVLLGHTADYEALTGAIAEQAGSGSPFRFSAMRLDLESTEQLSKAIADSDLYIFFYDSSTLPNPRPDGPDFVRALQGVMADNWKKSLLFKDYGEYFYDTFSVIPQRIAGLNSHLIRRMSQATTLSFQDDHGSYFDTALNSVRKWTDINGLGNYDLAPGEIATHSDTINGQVKFVGTFLSTIPFARKYGVLQSPLELWIEDSTIQKVASDVPGLEHDFNKYLDANPSNRRIEELGIGTNEGVKSLYARNAGFEERHCGLHLGLGGGAKGSHHLDLIFEKGMLALDNEPMFDGRFVL; encoded by the coding sequence ATGGACACACAACGAGCCATCTCACATTTCCTTTACTACCTCGAACACCATCCTGCCCTGGCTGGCATTCAGACTGCCAAGGTATTGCTCGGCCATACGGCCGACTACGAAGCGCTGACCGGCGCCATCGCCGAACAGGCTGGCAGCGGCTCACCCTTCCGGTTCAGCGCCATGCGCCTGGACCTTGAATCCACGGAGCAACTGTCCAAGGCCATTGCCGACAGCGATCTGTACATCTTCTTCTACGACTCTTCCACCCTGCCCAACCCACGCCCCGACGGCCCGGACTTTGTCCGAGCACTGCAAGGCGTAATGGCGGACAACTGGAAGAAATCGCTGCTGTTCAAGGATTACGGCGAGTATTTCTACGACACCTTCAGCGTGATTCCCCAGCGCATCGCCGGGCTCAATAGCCACCTGATCCGGCGCATGTCCCAGGCGACGACCTTGAGCTTCCAGGATGACCACGGCTCGTATTTCGATACGGCCCTCAACAGTGTCAGGAAGTGGACCGACATCAACGGTCTGGGCAACTATGATCTGGCCCCCGGCGAAATCGCCACCCACAGCGACACCATTAACGGTCAGGTGAAATTCGTCGGTACTTTTCTGAGCACCATCCCGTTCGCGCGTAAGTACGGCGTGCTGCAATCGCCGCTGGAGTTGTGGATCGAAGACTCCACCATTCAGAAAGTCGCCAGCGATGTGCCGGGCCTGGAACACGACTTCAACAAGTACCTGGACGCCAACCCGTCCAACCGGCGCATCGAGGAACTGGGCATCGGCACCAACGAAGGGGTCAAGAGCCTCTATGCCCGCAATGCCGGTTTCGAGGAGCGCCATTGCGGCCTGCACCTGGGGCTGGGTGGCGGGGCCAAGGGCAGTCATCACCTGGATCTGATTTTCGAGAAGGGGATGTTGGCGCTGGATAATGAGCCGATGTTTGATGGGCGGTTTGTGCTGTAG